A part of Perca fluviatilis chromosome 15, GENO_Pfluv_1.0, whole genome shotgun sequence genomic DNA contains:
- the LOC120574434 gene encoding hemicentin-1-like, with amino-acid sequence MDRELMCPNNYTAVEGAPYNLTCIVEGYPKPEIIWSKDGEEVELPENLTRSDSGQYLITASSNLSSVNHTVEINVIYPPSQIVELEDSEVDVGSAVWLKCVSVGNPRPKYFWNYYRTANVIEENEDGVSRLHIHNATIYNMGSYTCHASNDRGNVSKTARVTVKGAGQECPIEITPERMVVQYQSRGQNATCKSTNSHVKEIYWQGVQNKGTSWWSVDTYEDWDLRPVCNAMLKSTESCQKHLNFTLYKTPDSVSIGPVNNLSSVVEERELRLQCDITNVAPAGNLVVRWYRGNETFEPLIKGSMRVTGCLPQSNTNCDISVVRSPLNVSSTISIILTRNHNGAEFRCDAQLDLGPEGPQPPPNMMSSPLNITVYYKPSINTTKLPKTIPVFRGYPEELVCEADGHPPPEIQWLYSSDLVPHVSGNTLTVFEAGIYNCSATNEVDSISHEVKVILKEDYLPLIAGFVAVTVVAISIFFLFIYSIYYKNTRMRRYSLKNPKLDTHSGNVAHNGWDMQFPMTKLSCERERKPVRSSCPVKMSPSRVVVRFGDPFSVNCSSPSNQIQSMGWESPYGTGIGRQDGVSSVSLKIDSVTDWDLRPLCFINLLDNNQCSEILSVTVYKMPDSVSMSQPSQMGPMVEGEKYRMQCDIVNVAPVRNLSVSWHKGNKMIYTEAFDETSPSPVNTSSIFNLTAQRSDNGTQIWCEAQLEFSPPVPNLHTIPSKFHEVVVLYSPTFTMPENETLELKASSKIILDCTATGNPMPVYSWHLPNTIQQTKKNKKENQPILAPSIQLPGTYTCTASNTQGTKTKIFTVVEVTRNRTTFAALVGVFLCVAALLFISGFFFVTPEGTFSFSKGSYLRGRPTSSGPVWGPFCSNIVPCRVAKLVQVGICSHSSLNRRLSAENNMGNNFLKWILTLCMFYSVSGEGCSLILKPSRVVVGFGEPVSVSCEATRPVRVLGWESVISAAHTQRDLSVRWKVDSLIDWIEEPICYGVFFTAPRQCEEKLNLVLYKTPDSVSIRPMNHTGPMVEGKEYQLLCEVQNIAPVQYLTLRWYKGQTEVYNHSFSDLTSSSPVQVSSILMVTPTKAENGAQYRCVAELELGPEGPQPPPTVTSEPLNASVYFPPMFLSPEPEVLDLIVGAEITLNCTATGNPTPVYSWQSSSPIQERMEDEAALTSPSLLPGTYTCTASNTLEKKSKQFIVKAKTKGV; translated from the exons ATGGACCGCGAGTTAATGTGTCCAAACAATTACACTGCAGTGGAGGGAGCTCCTTACAACCTAACCTGCATTGTTGAGGGCTATCCTAAACCTGAGATCATCTGGTCCAAAGATGGAGAGGAGGTGGAACTTCCAGAGAACCTAACAAGAAGTGATTCAGGGCAGTACTTGATCACAGCTTCAAGCAATCTGTCAAGTGTCAACCACACAGTCGAGATTAATGTCATAT ACCCACCATCACAGATAGTTGAGCTCGAAGACTCTGAAGTTGACGTTGGTTCCGCTGTGTGGCTGAAGTGCGTCTCCGTGGGCAACCCACGACCAAAATATTTCTGGAATTATTACCGGACTGCCAATGTGATAGAGGAAAATGAAGATGGAGTGTCCCGTCTGCACATCCACAATGCTACTATATACAACATGGGCTCCTACACATGTCATGCCTCGAATGACAGAGGAAATGTCTCTAAAACAGCCAGAGTTACTGTAAAAG GTGCCGGGCAAGAATGCCCCATCGAAATAACTCCAGAAAGGATGGTGGTACAATACCAAAGCAGAGGCCAGAACGCGACATGCAAATCAACCAACAGTCATGTCAAAGAAATATACTGGCAGGGTGTCCAAAATAAGGGCACAAGTTGGTGGTCTGTTGACACCTATGAAGACTGGGACCTAAGGCCCGTTTGTAACGCAATGCTTAAATCAACAGAATCATGCCAGAAACATTTAAACTTCACCCTCTACA AAACACCAGACAGCGTTTCCATCGGACCTGTAAATAACTTGAGCTCAgtggtggaggagagagagttGCGGCTGCAGTGTGACATTACCAACGTTGCTCCTGCAGGAAACCTCGTCGTGCGGTGGTATCGAGGGAATGAAACCTTCGAACCACTTATCAAAG GCTCAATGCGAGTGACTGGCTGCCTGCCTCAGAGCAACACAAACTGTGACATCAGTGTTGTCCGATCCCCGCTGAACGTGTCGTCTACCatcagcatcattctgaccaGAAACCACAACGGAGCAGAGTTCAGATGTGACGCTCAGTTGGATCTTGGACCTGAGGGACCGCAGCCTCCTCCAAACATGATGTCCAGTCCTCTTAACATCACTGTCTACT ATAAGCCCAGCATTAATACCACAAAGCTTCCAAAGACGATCCCAGTGTTCAGAGGTTATCCTGAGGAGCTTGTTTGTGAAGCTGACGGCCACCCACCTCCGGAAATCCAGTGGCTCTACAGCTCAGACTTAGTGCCCCATGTGTCTGGAAACACACTCACTGTGTTTGAAGCAGGCATCTACAATTGCAGCGCCACCAATGAAGTTGATTCCATCTCTCATGAGGTCAAAGTGATTTTAAAAG AGGACTACCTTCCCCTAATAGCTGGATTTGTGGCTGTCACAGTAGTTGCCATCTccatcttcttcctcttcatctACTCAATCTACTACAAGAACACCAGGATGCGCCGCTACAGTCTTAAAAACCCCAAACTCGACACCCACAGTGGCAATGTAGCCCACAACGGCTGGGACATGCAGTTTCCTATGACCAAACTGTCTT GTGAAAGGGAAA GAAAGCCAGTGAGGTCCTCCTGTCCAGTTAAGATGAGCCCTTCTAGAGTTGTGGTGAGATTTGGAGATCCCTTCTCGGTCAACTGCAGCTCACCATCCAACCAGATACAGTCAATGGGCTGGGAGTCTCCATATGGCACAGGCATAGGACGTCAAGATGGAGTCTCGTCTGTTTCCTTAAAAATAGACTCTGTGACAGACTGGGACCTTCGACCACTCTGCTTCATCAATCTCCTTGACAACAATCAGTGTTCAGAAATCCTATCAGTCACTGTTTACA AAATGCCGGACAGTGTGTCCATGTCTCAGCCAAGTCAAATGGGCCCCATGGTAGAGGGTGAAAAGTATCGCATGCAGTGTGACATTGTTAATGTTGCACCTGTAAGAAACCTCTCTGTGTCCTGGCACAAAGGAAATAAGATGATCTATACTGAGGCATTTGACGAGACCAGTCCATCTCCAGTCAATACGTCATCCATCTTCAATCTGACTGCCCAAAGAAGTGATAATGGCACTCAGATCTGGTGTGAAGCACAGCTGGAGTTTTCGCCACCAGTACCAAATCTACACACAATCCCATCAAAGTTCCATGAAGTGGTTGTACTGT ACTCACCAACCTTCACCATGCCCGAAAATGAGACACTGGAACTTAAAGCTAGTAGTAAAATCATTTTAGATTGCACTGCTACAGGAAATCCAATGCCGGTATACAGCTGGCATTTGCCAAACACAATACAACAGacgaagaagaataaaaaagagAATCAGCCCATTTTGGCCCCGTCCATTCAGCTTCCAGGGACCTATACCTGCACAGCGTCTAATACCCAGGGCACCAAGACCAAAATTTTTACTGTCGTCGAAGTTACAA GAAATCGCACAACCTTTGCAGCCTTGGTTggagtatttttgtgtgtggcaGCCCTGCTCTTCATCAGcggctttttttttgtgacaccTGAAGGCACATTTTCTTTCAGCAAAGGCAGCTATCTCAGAGGACGGCCCACCTCATCAGGACCCGTATG GGGGCCCTTTTGTTCCAACATAGTTCCCTGCAGAGTTGCCAAGCTTGTTCAAGTTGGAATTTGTTCTCACTCGTCCCTTAATCGACGGCTCAGTGCAGAAAATAACATGGGAAACAACTTTCTTAAATGGATTCTGACGCTTTGCATGTTTTATTCAG tgtcaGGTGAAGGTTGCTCCCTAATCCTCAAGCCCTCCCGGGTCGTGGTGGGTTTTGGGGAGCCGGTGTCAGTCAGCTGTGAGGCCACTCGCCCGGTACGTGTCCTGGGCTGGGAATCGGTCATCAGTGCTGCACACACTCAACGGGACCTTTCTGTTCGGTGGAAGGTGGACAGTCTCATCGATTGGATAGAGGAGCCTATCTGTTATGGTGTGTTCTTCACAGCTCCCAGACAGTGTGAGGAGAAGCTCAACCTTGTCCTCTACA AAACCCCAGATAGCGTCTCCATCAGGCCTATGAACCACACTGGCCCCATGGTGGAAGGAAAAGAGTACCAGCTGCTCTGCGAGGTTCAGAATATTGCTCCTGTTCAGTACCTCACCCTGAGGTGGTACAAGGGGCAGACTGAGGTTTATAACCACTCCTTCTCTGACCTCACATCGTCCTCGCCTGTCCAAGTGTCCTCTATCCTCATGGTCACGCCAACTAAAGCCGAGAATGGAGCACAGTACAGGTGCGTCGCAGAGCTGGAGCTCGGACCAGAGGGTCCACAACCACCTCCTACTGTGACCTCTGAGCCTCTTAATGCCTCTGTGTACT TCCCCCCAATGTTCCTCAGTCCCGAACCAGAGGTTTTGGACCTTATAGTGGGTGCTGAGATTACCTTGAACTGCACTGCCACAGGAAACCCCACACCTGTGTACAGCTGGCAATCCTCCAGTCCTATTCaggagaggatggaggatgaAGCAGCTCTTACCTCCCCCTCACTGCTCCCAGGGACCTACACCTGCACTGCCTCCAATACACTGGAGAAGAAGAGCAAGCAGTTCATCGTCAAGGCCAAAACCAAAG GTGTTTGA
- the cmc4 gene encoding cx9C motif-containing protein 4, whose translation MPQKDPCQKQACAIQHCLQANKYAESMCQDVIREMRRCCEAQTRNSVCCSGFKDAKPTQNKRNA comes from the exons ATGCCGCAGAAAGATCCGTGTCAAAAGCAAGCATGTGCAATTCAACATTGTTTACAAG CTAACAAATACGCGGAGAGCATGTGTCAGGATGTGATAAGGGAGATGCGGCGGTGCTGTGAGGCTCAGACTAGAAACTCCGTCTGCTGCTCCGGGTTCAAGGACGCCAAACCCACGCAGAACAAAAGGAATGCATAG